One segment of Streptosporangium brasiliense DNA contains the following:
- a CDS encoding glycosyltransferase, giving the protein MNDAADEDVPPDPGRSGERWPVVSVVVPAHNEEAVVAAGLRRLLAGTAPGEFDVVVVANACSDRTAEVARRAGVRVVETPVPGKANALRLGDEVCRTFPRVYLDADVELSAESVRALVAAAGRPGVLACAPVPVLDLDGVGWIARRMHRVHDQLIAPFRALAGVGVYVLTERGHARVFPLPDVISDDGWVHGSFAPHERVVVPEARSLVRPARTVSAHLNRRVRVRLGNRQLAELGRSAAEGRLRLSSLGALVAGRKVSPSDAVCYLTVLLMDRALTRVRARRGGQVQWGTDAGSRAQPGG; this is encoded by the coding sequence GTGAACGACGCTGCGGATGAGGACGTTCCGCCGGACCCCGGACGGTCCGGCGAGCGGTGGCCGGTTGTCAGCGTCGTCGTGCCCGCGCACAACGAGGAGGCCGTCGTCGCGGCCGGCCTGCGGCGGCTGCTCGCGGGGACGGCGCCGGGCGAGTTCGACGTGGTGGTGGTCGCGAACGCGTGCTCCGACCGCACGGCGGAGGTCGCCAGGCGGGCCGGTGTGCGGGTCGTGGAGACGCCGGTCCCGGGCAAGGCCAACGCCCTGAGGCTCGGCGACGAGGTCTGCCGGACCTTCCCCCGCGTGTATCTCGACGCCGACGTCGAGCTGAGCGCGGAGTCGGTGCGCGCCCTCGTGGCCGCCGCCGGCCGGCCCGGCGTGCTCGCCTGCGCCCCGGTCCCGGTGCTGGACCTGGACGGGGTCGGCTGGATCGCCCGGCGCATGCACCGGGTGCACGACCAGCTGATCGCGCCGTTCCGGGCACTGGCGGGGGTCGGCGTCTACGTTCTCACCGAGCGGGGGCACGCCAGGGTCTTCCCCCTGCCGGATGTGATCTCCGACGACGGCTGGGTGCACGGCAGCTTCGCGCCCCACGAACGGGTGGTGGTGCCCGAGGCCCGGTCGCTGGTCCGCCCGGCGAGAACCGTCTCGGCGCACCTGAACCGGCGGGTGCGGGTGCGCCTGGGCAACCGGCAGCTCGCCGAGCTGGGCCGGTCCGCCGCCGAGGGCCGCCTGCGGCTGAGCTCCCTGGGCGCCCTGGTGGCGGGGCGGAAGGTGAGCCCGTCCGACGCGGTCTGCTATCTCACCGTCCTGCTCATGGACCGGGCACTGACCCGGGTGCGGGCTCGGCGCGGTGGCCAGGTCCAGTGGGGCACGGACGCCGGCAGCCGGGCGCAGCCGGGCGGATGA
- a CDS encoding dTDP-4-dehydrorhamnose 3,5-epimerase family protein, which produces MRVERTKIDGVLLFIPTPHRDDRGLFTRTFDKAVAEEAGLDPAAFVQDSQSRSRQGTVRGMHGRSGRGEAKLVRCARGAVQDVLVDARPGSPTFGEQTSVLLDDETFVTLYVPPGLLHGFQALTEQTDVCYRIDREHDPAEDLSVRYDDPELRIHWPLPVTAISGRDLSAGSWAQLRDRLRGPDAME; this is translated from the coding sequence ATGAGAGTAGAACGGACCAAAATCGACGGGGTGCTGTTGTTCATTCCGACGCCACACCGTGACGACCGGGGGCTGTTCACCAGGACCTTCGACAAGGCCGTCGCCGAGGAGGCCGGGCTGGACCCCGCGGCGTTCGTCCAGGACAGCCAGTCGCGCTCGCGGCAGGGGACGGTCCGCGGGATGCACGGCCGCTCCGGCCGGGGCGAGGCCAAGCTGGTGCGCTGCGCGCGCGGAGCGGTGCAGGACGTGCTCGTCGACGCCCGTCCCGGCTCGCCCACCTTCGGTGAGCAGACCTCCGTGCTGCTCGACGACGAGACGTTCGTCACCCTCTACGTGCCCCCCGGGCTGCTGCACGGTTTCCAGGCCCTGACCGAGCAGACCGACGTCTGCTACCGCATCGACCGGGAGCACGACCCGGCCGAGGACCTCTCCGTCCGCTACGACGATCCCGAGCTGCGGATCCACTGGCCGCTCCCGGTGACGGCGATCAGCGGACGGGATCTTTCTGCGGGATCATGGGCACAGCTGCGGGACCGGCTCCGCGGTCCGGACGCGATGGAGTGA
- a CDS encoding right-handed parallel beta-helix repeat-containing protein, translated as MRWVSLAAAVSAITMMSLAGCTSSAESPPGRPTGTPIEPTAASRCPEYPTPACTGVPPGTRLTALALNEDGAAYRVRTPGTVLDGVHIPGDLLIHAADVTVRNSRIDGLVINADGPKTYRFTITDSTIGPAKGCQTLPGIGQDKYTALRVHIRGHGDGFRASGDDVVIRDSYAALCSNPGDHSDGIQTYDTGKGLIFDHNTIDQRGAKDVTAPIFLVDKQIVDAVITNNLIMGGTYSIQLRNGRGKLVMRGNKLVDKSWVYGPVDSECKAIDWADNSLVTIDQNYRVTSTVGPLSCVG; from the coding sequence ATGCGATGGGTGAGTCTGGCCGCCGCCGTCTCAGCGATCACCATGATGTCCCTGGCGGGATGCACCTCCTCGGCCGAGAGCCCGCCGGGCAGGCCCACCGGCACCCCGATCGAGCCCACGGCCGCCTCCCGCTGCCCCGAGTATCCGACCCCGGCCTGCACCGGCGTGCCGCCCGGCACCAGGCTGACCGCGCTGGCCCTCAACGAGGACGGCGCCGCCTACCGGGTCAGGACTCCCGGAACGGTGCTGGACGGCGTGCACATCCCGGGCGACCTGCTGATCCACGCCGCCGACGTCACGGTCAGGAACAGCCGGATCGACGGGCTCGTCATCAACGCCGACGGGCCCAAGACCTACCGCTTCACCATCACCGACTCGACCATCGGACCCGCCAAGGGCTGCCAGACCCTGCCCGGCATCGGACAGGACAAATACACCGCCCTGCGCGTGCACATCCGCGGCCACGGCGACGGCTTCCGCGCCTCCGGCGACGACGTCGTCATCCGCGACTCCTACGCCGCCCTGTGCTCCAACCCGGGCGACCATTCCGACGGCATCCAGACCTACGACACCGGCAAGGGCCTGATCTTCGACCACAACACCATCGACCAGCGCGGCGCCAAGGACGTCACCGCTCCGATCTTCCTCGTGGACAAGCAGATCGTCGACGCGGTCATCACCAACAATCTGATCATGGGTGGCACCTACAGCATCCAGCTACGGAACGGGCGCGGAAAGCTGGTCATGCGCGGCAACAAACTGGTCGACAAGTCATGGGTTTACGGTCCGGTCGATTCGGAATGCAAGGCGATCGACTGGGCCGACAACTCGCTGGTGACGATCGATCAGAACTACCGCGTCACCTCGACCGTCGGCCCACTGAGCTGCGTGGGGTGA
- a CDS encoding DUF4082 domain-containing protein, with the protein MALVAAAVPAVWFLTRDGATVEQTAAEQPAPAARPYKPKETSFWSTDTRVKASPRADRTPVELGMRFTAAHSGWVTGVRFYKARGDKGKHTGSLWSAGGKRLARVTFAGESAAGWQEARFASPVQLKAKQIYTVSYHSAGGNYVGSTGFDSARSGPLTTASRNAGVFGYGTSAFPRRWNPKGYNYWVDVIFKWRDRSPAPGTTQSPQPSQPTAPERTPADTPTPGVTSSGTDQTPGTGPSETGGTGPSPSTSGEGTPTPSTSDSTDPSPSASDSTGPSPSASTTEPGTPTPTSTPEQTPTPKVTPTSTPKVTPTPKVTPTSTPKVTPTPKVTPTLTAGPTLTPDPGNGGCAAHPTPACTGVPPGTTLTAMTLNEDGAAYRVTKPGAVLNGVHIRGDLLIHAEGVTVKNSQIDGGVINADGPRTYRFTITDSTIGPAKGCQTLPGIGQDKYTALRVHIRGHGDGFRASGDDIVIRDSYAALCSNPGDHSDGIQTYDTGKGLIFDHNTIDQRGAKDVTAPIFLVDDQIVDATVTDNLVMGGTYSIQLKNARGKLVMRGNRLVDKSWLFGPVEADCRSIDWADNSLVTIDQNYRITSTVGPLKCEG; encoded by the coding sequence GTGGCCCTCGTGGCGGCGGCCGTCCCGGCTGTCTGGTTCCTCACCCGTGACGGCGCCACCGTGGAGCAGACGGCCGCGGAGCAGCCCGCGCCCGCCGCCAGGCCGTACAAGCCCAAGGAGACGAGCTTCTGGTCGACCGACACGCGGGTGAAGGCATCACCCCGTGCGGACCGCACACCCGTCGAGCTGGGCATGCGCTTCACCGCGGCCCACAGCGGCTGGGTGACGGGGGTCCGGTTCTACAAGGCCCGCGGCGACAAGGGCAAGCACACCGGGAGCCTGTGGAGTGCGGGCGGCAAGCGGCTGGCGCGCGTCACGTTCGCCGGAGAGAGCGCCGCGGGCTGGCAGGAGGCCCGCTTCGCCTCGCCGGTCCAGCTCAAGGCCAAGCAGATCTACACGGTCTCCTACCACAGCGCAGGCGGCAACTATGTCGGCAGCACGGGCTTCGACTCCGCCCGCTCCGGCCCGCTGACCACGGCCTCCCGTAACGCGGGAGTCTTCGGGTACGGCACGAGCGCCTTCCCGCGCCGGTGGAACCCCAAGGGTTACAACTACTGGGTGGACGTCATCTTCAAATGGCGCGACCGCTCTCCGGCACCCGGGACCACGCAGTCGCCCCAGCCGTCGCAGCCGACGGCACCGGAGCGGACGCCGGCCGACACGCCCACTCCGGGCGTCACCTCCTCCGGCACCGACCAGACTCCCGGCACGGGTCCGAGCGAGACGGGCGGCACGGGTCCCAGCCCGAGCACGAGCGGCGAGGGCACCCCGACCCCGAGCACGAGCGACAGCACGGATCCCAGCCCGAGCGCGAGCGACAGCACCGGCCCCAGCCCGAGCGCGAGCACCACCGAGCCGGGCACGCCGACGCCGACCTCGACCCCGGAGCAGACGCCGACCCCGAAAGTGACACCTACCTCGACCCCGAAGGTGACACCGACCCCGAAGGTGACACCAACCTCGACTCCAAAGGTGACACCGACCCCGAAGGTGACGCCGACGCTGACCGCGGGGCCGACGCTGACTCCCGACCCGGGTAACGGCGGTTGCGCGGCCCACCCGACCCCGGCCTGCACCGGCGTGCCGCCCGGCACCACGCTGACCGCGATGACCCTCAACGAGGACGGCGCCGCCTACCGGGTCACCAAGCCCGGCGCCGTGCTGAACGGTGTGCACATCCGGGGTGACCTGCTGATCCACGCCGAGGGCGTGACCGTCAAGAACAGCCAGATCGACGGGGGCGTCATCAACGCCGACGGGCCCAGGACCTACCGCTTCACCATCACCGACTCGACCATCGGACCCGCCAAGGGCTGCCAGACCCTGCCCGGCATCGGACAGGACAAATACACCGCCCTGCGCGTGCACATCCGCGGCCACGGCGACGGCTTCCGCGCCTCCGGCGACGACATCGTCATCCGCGACTCCTACGCCGCCCTGTGCTCCAACCCCGGCGACCACTCCGACGGCATCCAGACCTACGACACCGGCAAGGGCCTGATCTTCGACCACAACACCATCGACCAGCGCGGCGCCAAGGACGTCACCGCACCGATCTTCCTGGTCGACGACCAGATCGTCGACGCCACCGTCACCGACAACCTCGTGATGGGCGGCACCTACAGCATCCAGCTGAAGAACGCACGCGGAAAGCTGGTCATGCGCGGCAACAGGCTGGTCGACAAGTCATGGCTCTTCGGACCGGTCGAGGCCGACTGCAGGTCCATCGACTGGGCCGACAACTCACTGGTGACGATCGACCAGAACTACCGGATCACCTCGACCGTCGGCCCGCTGAAGTGTGAAGGCTGA
- a CDS encoding O-antigen ligase family protein: MVAKLVLPARRRADGATLAGIFAVTLLIVPARMVFRALPLSITPASLIALAAALLWLCAHLTLTLGMAKGRNPVRTALFVFLTAMLATYGYATYGYMPSDELNLADHALVLLVANAGIALMMCDGVRGVARLDFVLQALVVAGSVIAVIGACQFLFDLDLTQYMQIPGLRYTSEDGFITARSDFRRVAGTTGHPIEFGVVCAMLLPIAVHYGFQAGERAEPALRWWVCSGLIGMGLMFSVSRSAVLGLAGVGVILFLGWPARRRLYALGVVAVFLVLMRIMVPGLLGTFYGLFANFGNDDSIRYRTHDYEVAAHEIAKHLWLGRGAGTWYAPKHQVFDNQYILSTVETGLIGIGAIVGMFVCAMYAGLRARHLSNDPGTRDLGLTLAACMVVPLIGAATFDLLSFAIVTGLAFLLIGAAGSLLRSVTESAAVRPRAPGASWPSWRVRTTMELLRGSGGTGGQTGA, encoded by the coding sequence ATGGTGGCCAAACTCGTCCTGCCGGCCCGCCGGCGTGCCGACGGCGCGACCCTGGCCGGGATCTTCGCCGTGACCCTGCTGATCGTCCCGGCCCGCATGGTCTTCCGGGCGCTGCCCCTGTCGATCACGCCGGCCAGCCTCATCGCCCTCGCCGCGGCCCTGCTGTGGCTGTGCGCGCACCTCACCCTCACGCTGGGGATGGCCAAGGGGCGCAACCCGGTGCGCACCGCGCTGTTCGTCTTCCTGACCGCGATGCTCGCCACCTACGGCTACGCCACCTACGGCTACATGCCGTCCGACGAGCTCAACCTCGCCGACCACGCCCTGGTCCTGCTGGTGGCCAACGCCGGGATCGCGCTCATGATGTGCGACGGGGTCCGCGGCGTCGCACGCCTCGACTTCGTGCTCCAGGCCCTCGTGGTGGCTGGCTCGGTCATCGCGGTGATCGGCGCCTGCCAGTTCCTGTTCGACCTCGACCTCACCCAATACATGCAGATCCCCGGCCTCCGCTACACCTCCGAGGACGGGTTCATCACCGCGCGCTCCGACTTCCGCCGGGTCGCCGGGACGACCGGCCATCCCATCGAGTTCGGCGTCGTGTGCGCGATGCTCCTGCCGATCGCCGTCCACTACGGGTTCCAGGCCGGCGAACGCGCCGAGCCCGCCCTGCGGTGGTGGGTGTGCTCCGGGCTGATCGGGATGGGCCTGATGTTCTCGGTCTCGCGGTCCGCGGTGCTCGGGCTGGCCGGCGTCGGTGTCATCCTGTTCCTCGGCTGGCCCGCCCGGCGGCGGCTGTACGCCCTGGGAGTCGTCGCCGTCTTCCTGGTCCTGATGAGGATCATGGTTCCGGGGCTGCTGGGCACGTTCTACGGCCTGTTCGCGAACTTCGGCAACGACGACAGCATCCGCTACCGCACCCACGACTACGAGGTCGCCGCCCACGAGATCGCCAAGCACCTGTGGCTGGGCCGTGGCGCGGGCACGTGGTACGCCCCGAAACATCAGGTCTTCGACAACCAGTACATCCTGTCCACGGTGGAGACCGGCCTGATCGGCATCGGGGCGATCGTCGGGATGTTCGTGTGCGCGATGTACGCGGGGCTCCGGGCGCGCCACCTGAGCAACGACCCCGGCACTCGCGACCTGGGTCTCACCCTGGCCGCCTGCATGGTGGTCCCGCTGATCGGGGCGGCGACCTTCGACCTGCTGTCCTTCGCCATCGTCACCGGGCTGGCGTTCCTGCTGATCGGTGCCGCGGGGTCGCTGCTGCGCAGCGTCACCGAGTCAGCCGCGGTCCGTCCCCGCGCCCCCGGCGCGTCCTGGCCGTCCTGGCGCGTCCGCACCACCATGGAGCTGTTGCGCGGATCCGGTGGCACGGGTGGTCAGACCGGAGCCTGA
- a CDS encoding DUF6492 family protein — translation MTELAVITPSHGPDAELFADLHRSVLEHTSDETVHHVIISPVWKSVFAKYAGPRCRIWTYGELLPKRYFRLAPYHLWANSRRPWPPVRGWVMQQTLKIALAGRLDADAVMIADSDVVLVRPTTVESFTADGRLCLHREEKGVTADMERHVLWHQVSRELLGLPPAPPPPLTDYVTALNFWTPATVRAMQRRVSETTGRDWLDAFNSRLHISEFMLYGVFVDEVLGEDTPPPPSNTTICHKNWQRTPLDREGAIAFADRLGPEAVAMMISAKSETPADARRAAIERCAQITG, via the coding sequence ATGACCGAGCTGGCCGTCATCACCCCGAGCCACGGGCCCGACGCGGAGCTGTTCGCCGATCTGCACCGGTCGGTTCTGGAACACACCTCGGACGAGACCGTGCACCACGTGATCATCTCTCCAGTCTGGAAGAGCGTCTTCGCCAAGTACGCCGGGCCGCGCTGCCGTATATGGACCTACGGGGAGCTCCTTCCGAAGCGCTACTTCCGCCTGGCCCCCTACCACCTGTGGGCCAACTCCCGCAGGCCGTGGCCCCCGGTCCGGGGCTGGGTCATGCAGCAGACGCTCAAGATCGCCCTTGCCGGCCGGCTCGACGCGGACGCCGTGATGATCGCCGACTCCGACGTGGTGCTGGTCCGCCCGACGACCGTGGAGAGCTTCACCGCCGACGGGCGGCTGTGCCTGCACCGGGAGGAGAAGGGGGTGACCGCGGACATGGAGCGGCACGTCCTGTGGCACCAGGTCTCCCGCGAGCTGCTCGGTCTCCCCCCGGCGCCGCCGCCTCCGCTGACCGACTACGTGACCGCTCTGAACTTCTGGACCCCGGCCACCGTCCGCGCCATGCAGCGGCGGGTGAGCGAGACCACCGGGCGAGACTGGCTGGACGCCTTCAACTCCCGCCTGCACATCTCGGAGTTCATGCTCTACGGCGTGTTCGTCGACGAGGTCCTGGGCGAGGACACGCCGCCCCCGCCTTCCAACACCACGATCTGCCACAAGAACTGGCAGCGGACCCCGCTGGACCGCGAGGGGGCCATCGCGTTCGCCGACCGGCTGGGCCCCGAGGCGGTGGCGATGATGATCTCGGCGAAGTCGGAGACCCCGGCGGACGCGCGGCGGGCCGCCATCGAGCGGTGCGCTCAGATCACCGGATGA
- a CDS encoding acyltransferase family protein codes for MKSPERDVRDGPAGDQGRAAGDSGGPVGRAAGERGRLAGLDGIRGVAALFVMVHHCWLMAFPGYPADTGPGWLGWLLYGHIAVVVFIVLSGFSLAVSPARSGWRLGGMGRFAQRRAWRILPPYWAALAFSLVIAWTLVPQPGEGPPTAKSVAVYGLLLQDLFGAPSPNGAFWSIAIEAQLYLVFPLLLLVLRRAGAAVMLGAVTVIVVAIGLLAPAVPAVGMLMRLTPQFAVLFAVGVVAAGVIAAGDRLRRLPWHWLALLAAVPVLAVIVVRGSVWTVGNYFWIDIALGPAVGLLLAAVATGRPASLVRLLDLRPFRSLGSFSYTLYLIHAPIVVAIYQLVVAPNVPGGLPAFLTALVLAVPVALLAARTFASLFELPFQRHRSWPALREAARARLSRMRAAVRPAP; via the coding sequence ATGAAATCACCCGAAAGGGATGTTCGGGATGGTCCAGCCGGCGATCAGGGGCGGGCGGCCGGAGACTCCGGCGGGCCGGTCGGGCGGGCGGCCGGAGAGCGCGGCAGGCTGGCGGGCCTGGACGGGATCCGCGGCGTCGCGGCCCTGTTCGTCATGGTGCACCACTGCTGGTTGATGGCCTTCCCCGGATACCCGGCCGACACCGGCCCGGGCTGGCTCGGCTGGCTGCTCTACGGGCACATCGCGGTGGTGGTGTTCATCGTCCTGTCGGGCTTCTCGCTGGCCGTCTCCCCCGCGCGGTCAGGATGGCGGCTGGGCGGCATGGGCCGGTTCGCCCAGCGCCGCGCCTGGCGCATCCTGCCGCCCTACTGGGCCGCGCTGGCGTTCAGCCTGGTGATCGCCTGGACCCTGGTCCCCCAGCCGGGAGAGGGACCGCCCACCGCCAAGTCGGTGGCCGTCTACGGCCTGCTGCTGCAGGACCTCTTCGGCGCGCCGAGCCCCAACGGAGCCTTCTGGTCCATCGCCATCGAGGCCCAGCTCTACCTCGTCTTCCCGCTGCTGCTGCTGGTCCTGCGCAGGGCGGGCGCGGCCGTGATGCTCGGCGCCGTCACCGTGATCGTGGTGGCGATCGGCCTGCTCGCGCCCGCCGTGCCGGCCGTGGGCATGCTGATGCGGCTGACGCCCCAGTTCGCCGTGCTGTTCGCGGTGGGCGTGGTCGCCGCGGGTGTCATCGCCGCGGGCGACCGCCTGCGGCGGCTGCCCTGGCACTGGCTGGCGCTGCTCGCCGCCGTCCCGGTGCTCGCGGTGATCGTCGTGCGGGGCTCGGTCTGGACGGTGGGGAACTACTTCTGGATCGACATCGCGCTCGGTCCCGCGGTCGGCCTGCTGCTGGCCGCGGTGGCGACGGGCCGTCCGGCCTCCCTGGTCCGGCTGCTGGACCTGCGGCCGTTCCGGAGCCTGGGTTCCTTCTCCTACACGCTCTACCTGATCCACGCCCCGATCGTCGTGGCGATCTACCAGCTGGTCGTCGCGCCGAACGTGCCCGGGGGCCTGCCCGCGTTCCTGACCGCGCTCGTGCTGGCCGTACCGGTGGCCCTGCTGGCGGCCCGGACGTTCGCGTCGCTCTTCGAGCTCCCCTTCCAGCGGCACCGCAGCTGGCCCGCGCTGCGCGAGGCGGCACGGGCCAGACTGTCACGGATGCGCGCGGCCGTACGTCCCGCGCCGTAG
- a CDS encoding glycosyltransferase family 2 protein, protein MLDSDTLVSIGLPVRNGAERLDGVVRSVLAQDHTDIELVICDNASTDGTEEFCRELARSDDRVVYHRQPHNVGLLNNFVHAGRIARGTFFRWVGDDDRLDPACVSRSLSAFAQDERLILVTTQVAYTDPDGTTSTGVYDGGGLLSDDPAERFAEMLRMLNESHLLIDPLYGLMRRASVVGIPRRNMLREDEVFAAKLALAGPWGHVPEVLAHRNWKHERIGVVGRRLGVPAWQARFSSTLQYREILRWLGEAPLTEEQRRRAYAAAHRMYARRQWRTVSHRSRKLVRLGTGLLLPGRAAGRPSGRS, encoded by the coding sequence ATGCTTGACTCCGACACCCTGGTGTCCATCGGACTGCCGGTGCGCAACGGCGCCGAGAGGCTGGACGGCGTGGTCCGGTCGGTCCTGGCGCAGGACCACACGGACATCGAGCTGGTGATCTGTGACAACGCCTCCACCGACGGCACCGAGGAGTTCTGCCGGGAGCTGGCGCGCTCCGACGACCGGGTCGTCTACCACCGGCAGCCGCACAACGTGGGGCTGCTCAACAACTTCGTGCACGCGGGGCGGATCGCCCGGGGGACGTTCTTCCGCTGGGTGGGCGACGACGACCGGCTGGACCCCGCCTGCGTCTCCCGCTCCCTGAGCGCCTTCGCCCAGGACGAGCGCCTCATCCTGGTCACCACGCAGGTGGCCTACACCGACCCCGACGGCACCACCAGCACCGGCGTCTACGACGGCGGGGGCCTGCTGTCCGACGACCCGGCCGAGCGGTTCGCCGAGATGCTGCGCATGCTCAACGAGAGCCACCTGTTGATCGATCCCCTGTACGGCCTGATGCGCCGGGCCTCCGTGGTCGGCATCCCCCGGCGCAACATGCTCCGCGAGGACGAGGTCTTCGCGGCGAAGCTCGCGCTGGCCGGGCCGTGGGGCCACGTGCCCGAGGTGCTGGCCCACCGTAACTGGAAGCACGAACGCATCGGGGTGGTCGGACGCCGCCTCGGCGTGCCCGCCTGGCAGGCGCGTTTCTCCTCGACCCTGCAGTACCGCGAGATCCTGCGCTGGCTGGGCGAGGCCCCCCTCACCGAGGAGCAGCGCCGCCGCGCGTACGCCGCCGCGCACCGGATGTACGCCCGCCGCCAGTGGCGGACGGTGTCGCATCGCAGCCGAAAGCTCGTGCGGCTGGGCACCGGGCTGCTCCTGCCCGGCCGGGCCGCCGGGCGCCCGTCGGGCAGAAGCTGA
- a CDS encoding oligosaccharide flippase family protein, which produces MEDRQGAEPATGTDPESGPPGPAASPDGENGRVGEIGRQAGRGLRWSVLGNLAMKVGSFAMSLVLARLLVPEDFGVFAIALAASQLVVHINDAGIIAATVQWRGRLEDMAPTATVVAIVSSGVLYGIFWVIAPFFAQLSGSEEATWVIRVLAATNVVYGLTAVRSAALLRRFEQDKLTKANLVGFLVNATVSITLAAGGAGAFSFAWGQLTGTVVTGVLVVAFAKLRIRIGLDRAVVRRLLTFGLPLCVSLGIEGVLLNADSVIVGNALGPTLLGLYLLAFNISSWVPGLIGTAVRYVALPSFSRLAEEDPRSLSLGVQRAVPLLLSIVLPIAVMMGTLAPALVVFLYGERWAPSAEVLRFLAIVMAVRMLTALAFDVLASLGATKSTVWLNLGWAVTLLPVLTAGARLDGIRGAAIGHAAVAVLVALPLATLALHRAGVVLAPVASALVRPLLGGVLAVAVMLSLAQVTRGVPLVQLCVAGGTGLLAYVFVVVPQAVLRQLGGRVTELIPLRSR; this is translated from the coding sequence ATGGAAGACAGACAGGGCGCGGAGCCGGCGACGGGCACGGACCCGGAGTCCGGGCCGCCCGGTCCGGCCGCCTCCCCGGACGGGGAGAACGGCCGGGTCGGGGAGATCGGCCGCCAGGCCGGTCGCGGGCTGCGCTGGAGCGTGCTGGGCAACCTGGCGATGAAAGTCGGCTCGTTCGCCATGAGCCTGGTCCTCGCCCGCCTGCTGGTACCGGAGGACTTCGGCGTCTTCGCCATCGCGCTGGCGGCCAGCCAGCTCGTCGTCCACATCAACGACGCCGGCATCATCGCGGCGACCGTGCAGTGGCGGGGCAGGCTTGAGGACATGGCGCCCACGGCGACGGTCGTGGCCATCGTGTCCAGCGGCGTCCTGTACGGGATCTTCTGGGTGATCGCGCCGTTCTTCGCGCAGCTGTCCGGGAGCGAGGAGGCCACCTGGGTGATCCGGGTGCTCGCGGCCACCAACGTCGTCTACGGCCTGACCGCCGTGCGCAGCGCGGCGCTGCTGCGCAGGTTCGAGCAGGACAAGCTCACCAAGGCCAACCTGGTGGGCTTCCTGGTGAACGCCACGGTCTCCATCACGCTCGCCGCCGGGGGCGCCGGGGCCTTCAGCTTCGCCTGGGGCCAGCTCACGGGCACCGTGGTCACCGGGGTGCTGGTGGTCGCCTTCGCGAAGCTGCGGATCCGGATCGGCCTCGACCGCGCGGTCGTCAGGCGGCTGCTGACCTTCGGACTCCCGCTGTGCGTGAGCCTCGGCATCGAGGGCGTGCTGCTCAACGCCGACTCCGTCATCGTCGGTAACGCCCTCGGGCCCACCCTGCTCGGCCTCTACCTGCTGGCCTTCAACATCTCGAGCTGGGTGCCCGGCCTGATCGGCACGGCCGTCCGCTACGTCGCCCTGCCCAGCTTCTCGCGGCTGGCGGAGGAGGATCCGCGGTCACTGTCGCTGGGCGTGCAGCGGGCGGTCCCGCTGCTGCTGTCCATCGTGCTGCCGATCGCGGTGATGATGGGCACCCTCGCTCCCGCGCTGGTGGTCTTCCTGTACGGCGAGCGCTGGGCGCCCTCCGCCGAGGTGCTGCGCTTCCTGGCGATCGTGATGGCCGTGCGGATGCTGACCGCCCTGGCCTTCGACGTCCTGGCCTCCCTCGGCGCGACCAAGTCCACCGTCTGGCTCAACCTGGGCTGGGCCGTGACGTTGCTGCCCGTGCTGACGGCCGGCGCGCGGCTGGACGGCATCCGCGGCGCGGCGATCGGGCACGCGGCGGTGGCCGTCCTGGTCGCCCTGCCGCTGGCGACGCTGGCCCTGCACCGGGCGGGAGTGGTCCTCGCCCCGGTCGCCTCCGCCCTGGTGCGCCCGCTGCTGGGCGGCGTGCTCGCGGTGGCCGTCATGCTGTCGCTGGCCCAGGTCACCCGTGGCGTCCCGCTGGTCCAACTGTGCGTGGCGGGCGGCACGGGGCTGCTCGCCTACGTCTTCGTCGTCGTGCCGCAGGCGGTGCTCAGGCAGCTGGGCGGCAGGGTGACCGAGCTGATCCCCTTACGCTCTCGCTGA